The following is a genomic window from Bacteroidota bacterium.
GTTTAACAGCTTTTTTACTTTTTCTTCATTGAACCATCCGATAATGCAGGTTCCAAGGCCTTCTTCAACAGCCTGAAGGCAGAAATTTTCAGTAGCTATTCCTATATCAATGAGCGGGAAAGGTTTGTCCTTAACTGTCGAACCAAATTTAGACGTGAAATTGGGCTTTTCCATTACGACAACCACA
Proteins encoded in this region:
- a CDS encoding nitroreductase family protein; translated protein: VVVVMEKPNFTSKFGSTVKDKPFPLIDIGIATENFCLQAVEEGLGTCIIGWFNEEKVKKLLNIPNNLRAMLIIIMGYRSTELRTKKRKSLDEIRSYNAYK